In Trichlorobacter lovleyi, the DNA window CGCCCATGGCTACCAGCAGCACGGTTAACAGTGACAGTAACAGGGTCGTCTTAAACTGGTTCAACATTTTGGGTTCCTCCGTCAGGGTGCTTTGATAAAGCCGGGGAGGCCAAATAAAAAAGACCTTTACCCACGGCAGATACAACGAAAAGCCTGGGTAAAGGTCTTGCTGGCGATCTCTCGTCCCACGTCCGAGTCCTTTTTACAGGACTGTCTTGACGAATCGTGGGCCGACCATGTCTCCGGTCGGTAGCTACTCCCCTTTACGTAGTGAAATCATAATCAGCCTTGCTATGCTTGTCAAGGGGATTCGATAGGTCTTGTTGTTACGTTATTTCAACAGCTTTACAGGGGATGAGGATGAGTTCATGCGCGATTGAGTCCACGGCAACTCTGTCTGTCTGTCTGGTTATTTGAAGCCGTTACTGATGTAGTGGTGCTGAATTTTGGTTATTTTCTGCAGGACGGCAGCTGAGTTGCCGGCAAATGCAATAATCTGCTGTGGTGATTCGTGCTGCTCTTCAAACAGCCTTTTGAAACGCTGCGGGTCATACGTCGTGCGTGCCGTGCCATACTCCAAAACTGGCTTGTCATCACTCAATATCGGGGCATGTGCAGCTATGTTGCCAAGCCCTTTCTCAGCCATCATGAAACTGGCTGCCAGCACCTCAGGATTATTCAAAAAATGCTCTTCGGTACCCGGCAGCCCGAAAAACAGTTCTGCAAATACCTTTGGATTGCCCCGCAAAACGGCAACGCCGTCCGTATCAATTGACAGATTTCTATCCGGCGATCCGATGAGCAGTAATTCGGCATAGTGATTGTACCAAAGCGTACTGTTCGGAAATTCGGAAATAAATGTTTTAATGACTGCCTTCAGCTGCTCCTCCGTGAAAAAACCGACCGGCAGGAATTGTGAGATAATCCCGTTCTTTGCCAGTCTCTGTCTGGCATGCCGATAGAATTCAACCGTGTAAAAAGCGGAGGCCTGCGGCCTGAACACCTGTCCTACTTCAACGGAGATCAGGTCGTATTTTTTATCGATATTCCTGAGATAGTTGTTTCCGTCTTCTGCAATAACATGTGTCCTTGGATCGCTTAGCCATGCGGCCTCAAAATGTTTTTTGAGTACGTCAGGGATGCTGCTTTCAAGATCAACGCAATCCAATCTGGTGATGTCATAATACAGAAACCTGCTCGGTGTCTGACCAGCGCCAATCCCAACCACCAAAACCTCTTTTGCTGATGGATGCAGCAGCATCGGCAGATGGGCTGCCATGATCTGATGCCCCGTATTTTTCTGCCCTTGCCACATGCGGTCCAGTTCCATTTTAGTGTCGCCGTTTCGCTTGATGACAGAGATAAAAGCACTCTTCCCCTCAACAAAGTCGATGAGATCCCGCTCCTTGGCAAGATAGTCTGCCGGCAGTCGTACCTTTGTTGTGGTCGCCAACAGCCCCCATATCAGCAGGCTGACAAGCGTTACTAGTGCTTTGGCCCGGTACGATACCCCCTTTGAAAGGAATGCGATTACCATAATCCCCAAAGCAAGACACACAAACGTAATGACCAGCAAGGTGGCATGCATGCCCAGCAGCGGCAACAGGATAAAGCCGGTTATCATGGAACCGGCAACACAGCCGACCGTGTTGGTCGCAAGCACCCGCCCGACATGTTTGCCGGCACTGAAATCAGTGTGCCTGATACAATCGACCAGCAGCGGAAATGAAAGTCCTGAAAACAGTGTGGGGATAAACATAAGCGCCAGACAGATCACGACGATAACACCAGCTGACTCGCTGGATGCAGCCCAGTGCCAGGCAGTAGTTGGCAAGAGCAGCGAAACCAGAACAAAAAAAGCACTCAGAATCTGCACCGCGCCCAGCAGAACAGTCGCATTGCCGGATGGCCTCCGGCAGTGCACCAGATAGCTGCCGACAGCGATGCCGGTCAGGGCGGTCAAAAGACTAATGGTGTAGGTATAGACGGTATTATGGGTGATCAGCGCCAGAAAGCGGGTCCAGAGTATTTCATACGAAAGCACGCAGAACCCTGTGCCGAAGATGGTGGCGTACAGGAGCCCCCGCTCTGCCGGATCGGTGAATTGCCTCTGATAGCCCTGTGCCGCACTGCCGGATCTCATTACAGCACCCGTGAAAAAAGCCCCTCGTGATATGAGCAGCAGGGTTAATACCCCGCCCCCTTGTGCCAACAGGCCAATCAGAAGCAGGGTTGTGCTGAGCCCCAGCTCTGGCAGCAGAACAAAACCGCAAATCAGGCATCCGGCTGCCGCTCCGATTGTGTTCAAGGCATAGAGAAAGGCAAGATCGCCTGATGATGCAGTAGCGGATTCATTATAAAACTGGGTAAAGAGTGGCAGCG includes these proteins:
- a CDS encoding fused MFS/spermidine synthase, translated to MRQRSHTVLCALFFLSGFVGLCYEICWIRSAGLIFGATTFAVSSVVALFFTGMAMGAQYFGSRSTRYSQPLKVYAFLEIGVGTFALFSRQLLTVCEIPYQLLYPSCFQHSIIISVIRVVLIALVIIPPTFLMGGTLPLFTQFYNESATASSGDLAFLYALNTIGAAAGCLICGFVLLPELGLSTTLLLIGLLAQGGGVLTLLLISRGAFFTGAVMRSGSAAQGYQRQFTDPAERGLLYATIFGTGFCVLSYEILWTRFLALITHNTVYTYTISLLTALTGIAVGSYLVHCRRPSGNATVLLGAVQILSAFFVLVSLLLPTTAWHWAASSESAGVIVVICLALMFIPTLFSGLSFPLLVDCIRHTDFSAGKHVGRVLATNTVGCVAGSMITGFILLPLLGMHATLLVITFVCLALGIMVIAFLSKGVSYRAKALVTLVSLLIWGLLATTTKVRLPADYLAKERDLIDFVEGKSAFISVIKRNGDTKMELDRMWQGQKNTGHQIMAAHLPMLLHPSAKEVLVVGIGAGQTPSRFLYYDITRLDCVDLESSIPDVLKKHFEAAWLSDPRTHVIAEDGNNYLRNIDKKYDLISVEVGQVFRPQASAFYTVEFYRHARQRLAKNGIISQFLPVGFFTEEQLKAVIKTFISEFPNSTLWYNHYAELLLIGSPDRNLSIDTDGVAVLRGNPKVFAELFFGLPGTEEHFLNNPEVLAASFMMAEKGLGNIAAHAPILSDDKPVLEYGTARTTYDPQRFKRLFEEQHESPQQIIAFAGNSAAVLQKITKIQHHYISNGFK